Sequence from the Mytilus galloprovincialis chromosome 13, xbMytGall1.hap1.1, whole genome shotgun sequence genome:
CCATCTGTTGGATaacatctgaccatgacctcattttcatggttcaatgatgAATGTTAAGTTTCTGTGTTTTTCAAGTACAATAAACAATAcatcagctatatttggtgtatggaatgtcTGTAATTGGAACATGTCATTCAGCAGGTTTCATCCTACaatgacctcatgttcatggtttgttggtcaatgttaagttttgtgttttggtctgtttttcaaagattttcataggtaaactatatttggtgtatgaaaggGTTTCAACTTCTGTCTGGCAGGTAATAatttgaccttaacctcattttcagggCTCATTGATCAATGTTCAGTTTATTGTGTTTTGGTTTGTATTTcatataagcaatatgtcaattatattttgtgtatataaaaaaattgaaaggtaAATATGTGTGACTGAGTTTCTGTGAATGTTTTTAGTTAACTTTTTAGGactttcaatataaaatcaatggtcagtaaaaTAGtggagacatttcagcatgtgcactctcgTATTAAATATTTGAGAAACAGACTTAAAACTCAGAAactcaacattgaccaatgaaccatgaaaataaagtcaTGGTCAAATGATACCTACCATTTTCACATAgaaatcatttcatacaccacaAAAAGCTGTCCTATTGATGGTTATATTTGGGGAAGAGACTCTACTTGGAAAACTCactattgaccaatgaaccatttGAAATATAGACCCTGCAAAGTGGATGCAAGACCTTACAATTTTCCAGAACCAGACATTGTCCATTGAACCAGGACATTTAGAATTGTTAGACAATACATGTAGTTATGTACACTTCACAATCAGTCCTTACACCAAATATAGGTGTTATTGAATCTATGAAACTGACCTTTACACATAGATTAATCCTTGACCAATAATTCAATGAGGTAGAGTTCGGGTGAAGCCTTTCTGAATGCCTTGAAGACAATCCAAGGatcaaatataccaaatataactATCCTGTAACTTATTTGTGAAAAATTCACATGAATAAATATCAGTTTGAAAATGGATCAAGGATAATGGACAAACAAAGCTAAATAAATAgtggacacattttaaaactgccCTTAAAGTCCGACTCATTGCAGGGgctaacaaatataacaaacagtAATCaatgatttacaggctcctgacttaggacaggaacATATAGAATTTGACAGGTTAAACAAGTTTATGAGCACTCAACTTGCTACCTGCTCCTTAGCATTTGACAGTGGTGAAATAGCAAAACATTAGAACTAACTGTCAAACTCAGTTGGAGATGGCTGGTCTATTAATGGTCAgtcaatatatttcaattaattaaatatattttcactAGTTCTTTAAAGTGCTATCAAATTTGGACAGCATGACATCAACCAATTATTTTTAATGTCCAGTGACATCTCTTTTAACCATACTATCCCAAGGCGGTAATTTAACACCTACCTAAATGTTGTTTAAATATACTATAAATGGCCTTCAAAGCAGCAGCAATGCATTTAATTTAATTAGTCTACACCCTTTTGTagaaaagtgggttttttttccattttcagtGCTAGACCAACAAATAAATAGAGGTGCAATTTTGCTAATAAATGACCAAcatatattatttcaatatttatttttaattttttatcatgaTTCAGATCTTTATAATTACAGAATAATGTGGTATGATACCCTGAGATTGAAGTAATAATACCCAAATAATTGTACATCAAGTATGTTAGAACACATTTTTGCAAACTATATTAatcatatgaagaaaaaaaatagaatcagTTATAATATGTATTCATATAACTTGAAATAGAAAATTAGTGAAGATTACAAATGAATCTGTCAGaagtaaatgatatttttttctatcttaaaTTTTTCTCTCGATACAATTTTTATCTGCTTCAGGAACTTAAAAAAAgagtttttattttcaattttgttttctttttcagtactaataaatgtgtttaactCAGTCAACTTTTAAACACAAATTTCTCATGGTGATAAATATCATTCGCTTTAATCAGCCACAACTCAGACCAGAACATTTATACACTTTGAAACAACCATAACAAATACAGCACTATCCCCTCTCAGACTTGACTCTTTCACACACACACACCTTTTCAGTATCACACAATGCTCTTTTGCACACAAGTATTGATCCTTATCAACGTAAAATAATTGTCAAtgtacatattaaaataaatatctacAGCACTTTAATATCAATCTTCACAATGATTCAATTGATTCTTACAAATAAACagtaaaaaattaaattccaCATTAGAAAGACATAGttcaattttatacaattttgcACCAGTATCACAGATTTGAGAAAGAATAATTATCGACGGTATCTATCGTATCGTTCAGGAGAAGAGCTGCGGTGACCATTCCGATGTCGTTTGACATACCTATATTCAGGTGAGTACTCATAACGTTCTTTGTCCTTGTAATCATTCCTGTCTTTATAGTCATTGTAACGGTCTTTGTGATCGTACTTGTCTTTGTAATATTTCTTATTATGACTAGATTTATTATACTGTCTATCTGGTGACCTACTCATTGATCTACTAAATGACCTTGACACTTGTTTCTTTCGTTTGTGAGAGAGTTTTGAACCTTTGTAATAATCAGCATTTTCCTTCTTGATTCTACGAGAATCAATGTCTTTATGCTTCTTCTTTTTAGAAATTAGACTCCTGGGTGGACTAAGGCTACTACCAGATGACCTAAAAAATAATAAGTTTGGTTAAATAATCTGAAGACTAGGCTATTCCTTAGTAAGGTTCAGCAAttatataaatttagaaacataaGAGAAAACTAAAATTTTCACAAGCAAGACTGAGACTATTTGTCATTATTAAATGATTAATCTAACATCTGCAGTGGCAGGTCACCAAACAtcatcagaattttttttttgaattccTCCCTTCACATTTATTGAGAATACAATCAGCAAACAAAGCGTGGAAATCAGCTGTGTTTCATGCAGGTAAATctaattatataaatatgcaaGAAATTTCAGTGGTCACAgaaattaaacttaaaatatCACTAAATATCATAATCATATAATTACCTCTTATCTGGTGAAAAGGAATGACTTCTTCTTCTTTTGCTGCCATTTTTACTGAAAGaagaaatataaaatcaatactAAACAAGTTCATACTTgcgattttttattattttgtactcCTTCACTTTATTGACAATTGAGAATCGACCAAAAATCAAAAGCATATTAAAAAGTTAATTGTCCCCACTTACTGCAGGTATAAGCTCTATTAACTTCACAATCTTAACTAGCTATCAATCAAACTTCATATGTTTCCATTTCAATTGTCATCTTtaatctggttttttttaatgtaaaagaggcttatttgaaattattaaaatctaTAAGTAGGACTTTTGTTGTTTGGCTTGACATATACTGACTGGGATGACCtgattttaaatagtttaaacatatcaaTTGttcagaaaataaacaaaaggatgagatacatattttaattgcaaCTTTGAATAGCTTTATTGAACAATTGTCACTAGTTCCTGAAAATAAAATGACGATGTTTTCAAACTATTAGGtagttatagattatcgttgatcatttcaacgagattgattttctcgcttgagctggtacagcgaaagtgagaaaagcaatcgagttgagatgaccaatgataatctgtttatcgctattttacctatgagcacgttgtcaatttcatgtcaatttcgttagcaacgccacgtgtccttagtttctagcgataatttttccatctcaagcgagaagcatgatatgaaaattatcacaaacaagaatgtgtcctcagtacacgaatgccccactcgcactatcattttctatgttcagtggaccgtgaaattggggtaaaatctctaatttggcattaaaattagaaagatcatatcatagggaacatgtgtaccaagtttgaagtcgattggacttcaacttcatcaaaaactacctcgaccaaaaactttaacctgaagcgggacagacggacgaacggacggacgcacagaccagaaaacataatgcccctctactatcgtaggtggggcataaaaaagatcaaaagaaaaatgcacaaaatagcgataataataCTTACATAAGGCCTCCATCAGGTTTCCTTGTATTatcatctttttctttctttagcTTTAACTGTTTGATGCTCCCAAGTAACGTGGGGTTTGGACTAACATTCTTTGGTGAATCTATAACAGAACAAAACATTAGTTTCTACAGAAAGGGAAATattcataataaatatatttcagtttgcaaagcattttttttaaatgttgtacgTACATGAAGTGCAAATTTGAAGTCATAAACCAAAATTGAGGTTTAAATCATCAACTTTCCAATAACTGATCCAGAAAAATTcacatattttctttatatattttataatgcattatttcaatttcatattGAATGAGTTATCCACAATCTAACTTTTGTAACCAACATCATAAATATTGCCCTCCTAACAACTAACAATGTATATGCCTTACAAATACATTTGTTTGTCCATACTTTTCCCCAGTTAGTTTTCTAAATACTGCAATAATCATTTTGAGGCAATTTCATGATTTATTTAATCAATAGATCCCCTAGATTATAATTGGCCTGAAACCAATTTTGGTTGGATTCGAACTATGTCTTTAATTTTGCAATTgcattgatttttggtgttttaacgtcACTCTCAAGCACCTCATTTATGCTGATTTGTGGCGGCCAGTTATTATTGGtagaggaagctggagtgcccttagaaaaccacagaccttcgataggaaaacttaCAATCCTTGTCAATAAAGATAAGAGTCCAGTGCACCCACATGAGCTTAGTTCGAACTCACATCCTCAGTGTTGACTTGCTAGTGATTGTAGTTGTAGCTACCTAGACCATGCAGCCACTGAGGTcccgtttttttgttgttgatatctTAAAGTATACTTACTTGCTCTAGATGTTGAGTTTGGTGTTCCATAGTCTGATGCCATTCCTTTTGATTTCTTCTTGTTTTCCATCTGTATCCTCTTGGCTTCCATAACTTTGGCTCCAAGTTCTTCTACATTTGGCTACAAAATTGATACATGCAATATAttatactataaattcagaaagtATTGCAAAAATGTGACAAGATTTTAATAACCATCATTTAAATGCACATTTTAAAATTCGTATGTGAATTAatcaggatttttctcaatatcgcaaagaTAACAAttacattttagtctaaaatgacaaaaccgCAATAAAAGCACCCAATAATTTCTTCATTTAACAGTATATGACAGAGGCCTGCTTAAAAATTCATGATGGATAATTTAATATGCTCATTTCTTAATACCTGTATGAAGGAAAATGGAGATTGACTTTCCCAATTATTGTTTAATGAAAAGAAATCTTTATATATCAGTGAAATATAATGCATAGAATATGTTAACATTGCAGAAAGAGAGACAATTCTGTCTGTGTAAACCATTATCTTGTTATAATCTTTATCTTGTTATAATCTTTATCTTATCTGTTTATATATTAGACAAAATACTTACTCTTTGACGAGCATACAGACGTAGTATTGTCAGACATATTTCTTGAATGTCATCTTCTCGTACATTAAATATGGAATACCATGATGGTCTATCTGGCAGAGCAATCTGtaatacaaaagaaaacattaaggaTGACATTTCATAACATATGGTTAATTACTTCAAGCTAACTGCAAGCAAACCTTTGTTCAGTATAAGttaattaatttttgttaatgttaTATATGATACTATAATATAGTGCAGTGCTTTCCCTGTGTGGTTTTAATgtgactttctttttttttatttttttttaaacttcttgTTTGGATTGAAAAATGTTGACATGAATGAGATCTCAACAAAATTTAACTAGCCAAATTTTATGTGCATGATGTCTGTGTTAAATCTTACTTTTTCAATATCTAGTGAATTCGGTAATAATGGTTTCAGTTAATTTTTATCATAACTTCTAAACACAGGATCTAAAGTTTGACATATTATTTAGAATAGGTCTTTTGATGGAAGACTATGATGTTCTCAAGTtgtcttttgattatttttttgggggggttgtCGTCTACTTGATGTTCACCTAAAATCTCAATATATTCATGTAAAAGTATGTATAACTAATTGAGAGATTTTATTCTGCTTTTATAAATCTGACCTGTAATTGTCTAGCAGCTAAGTATATACAGGCACAAGCTATAGTTTCTGGAAGGAATCTAACAAAAACATTTGTCCTAAAACTGTCGTTCATGTAGTTCCTGtaaagaaaagacaaaatcataaatatatatgaaatctTTACTTTTCATCTGACAGATATTCATTGGAATATTAATATAGTAAAATTGTAAGGTGTATCATTAACTATCATCATGGTCAAAATTAATATACATCagttttaaaaacatacaaaataattCTATAAACGGTCATATTTTTTCCAGACAGTTTTTATCCTTGTTATTCCACGAAAATATTATCCACAAAGTTCACTGAAAGTTTTCATTACTGTTTACGTCATAGTTCGGGTTCCTGGTTGTGTTGAATATAACAGCTACAAATATGATGTTATTCCAAGATATCCATTTGTCCACATCCGTAGCATCGTTTGAATCCACTAATGGCACTATGTTTTAAGTGTTCATGGTTTTGTTTTCAATGCAAACAAGTTCTGTTTGTCTCTCTCCCATCCACCAAAAACAGTACTGATTATAAATGTGAGATTTGTAAACCAGCAGTTTATGTTGGATTTTGCTTGCAAGGAAGTGAAAATTTGAACTGAGACATTCAAGTTATAGCAaacatacatacaatataaatcTAGTTTCACATACATACATATTTATCAAACGAAAGTACCATTATAAAACaagattttgtatatatacatgtataatttctgtatatgaacaaatattttactgCATCTACGTTATTTAAAGAGTTTCCTAACATTTCATTTATCTCAAAACAAAGTTTATAATTCAAATCTTTACCTTTTGgtcaaataatgtcagtttatagTTATAATGCATGTATTATAAAAAGattcaacaaaaatgaaaaatattacttCAATGTATAGACAAGAtcttattttatagatataaatggtgaaaaaaaacaccaaaaaatgaATACTGTTCAACTGTCTTGTGAAAACACCAATCTGGTAAGGAATTacttgatatatatgtatgtatagtTTATGAATCTTAAACAATACAGAAAACAACATAATGGAAGGCTAAATATTTCCACAACTATTTATATACCAACCATTTTGACACTGGATCCAGCTATTTGAACTGCActggaaatttgaaaattaaatgataattatataaaacataaaaatgcacAACATATTCCTCTGTCCTTTCAATCTAACGAATTCAAACGCCTCTTCTGCCTCCAGTGTTAAATTGTTCGTTGTTTATTGCATTGTCATTCCAAACTTTCCTTCCCAGAATTCACTGCTGTAAAACAATCTTATATAGTTAGCAAGTTCAGAACCTCATCAAAATACTTGAACAAGTCAACTtatctttttttacataattttcttTCCAAGTTCATGCAGTCTACtttattaaactgtttattttgctacattttttttctatcattttcactgttcattcGTTATATCTGAGTTACAAAGTTTTCAAATCTTTTcattaacaaacaaaacaagcaacaagttctttttttaaaaccaacTCATTTGAAACATGAATTTATTGAGTGCCCATTAGTACTGGTAAACCTTTAGACACTCTCAAAACATTACTCCATATTTGTCACTGGTTCCCAATGTTGCTGGTTCCTGCTGTTTGTTGTTTCATCGCTGTTGAGTCAGATGGGTTCTGTTTCCAGAGGATGGTGCAATCATTTCAAGACACAGACTTTACCCACCTAATCTGGGGTAGGCAAAAAGGAAAAATATAGAATTAATACAAAATTCTTCACACTTTTTGCTTCATTCATTCCCAAAATGAAGctctttacaacacaaacaaaataaaaagacgataataaaata
This genomic interval carries:
- the LOC143055996 gene encoding cyclin-L1-like, translating into MAEEKPNPLTTRDFSKVILTLEAVLIPDDKLSPTPSLQDGLDSDTEMDLRILGCELIQSSGVLLKLPQVAMATGQVLFQRFYYSKSFVKHNMEVLAMACINLAAKIEESPRRIRDVINVFHHVKQMRKQKVIVPLILDQNYINLKNQVIKAERRVLKELGFSVHVKHPHKVIVVYLQVLECENNQKLVQCAWNYMNDSFRTNVFVRFLPETIACACIYLAARQLQIALPDRPSWYSIFNVREDDIQEICLTILRLYARQRPNVEELGAKVMEAKRIQMENKKKSKGMASDYGTPNSTSRANSPKNVSPNPTLLGSIKQLKLKKEKDDNTRKPDGGLIKNGSKRRRSHSFSPDKRSSGSSLSPPRSLISKKKKHKDIDSRRIKKENADYYKGSKLSHKRKKQVSRSFSRSMSRSPDRQYNKSSHNKKYYKDKYDHKDRYNDYKDRNDYKDKERYEYSPEYRYVKRHRNGHRSSSPERYDRYRR